Proteins co-encoded in one Nicotiana sylvestris chromosome 7, ASM39365v2, whole genome shotgun sequence genomic window:
- the LOC104214919 gene encoding uncharacterized protein, with protein MEARVCRFVQGLNTFTINKASTAALNSDMNYGKMVAFDQAIENRKLKKRMEREGNRKTRSTGNMGESFGRGRSTFRGGSSGPSQSVAQSSASAPPSGPSQQQQWSRFRPSQGNRGSYQRGRLGERSQQQQRSPCPKCGKMYSGVCYLELPVCYGCGMRGHIQRHCHTYRQGAGRGTSQSSSPAAATNSAPSPARSAPAPAGRGIARGGAQSSRGPSRFYAMSGLQTADASPDVVTGILTVQSHDVYALIDPGSTLSYVTPFVAMEFGIEPDQLHEPFLVSTPVGESITAAQVYRGCVVMVRGRDTTTDLIELGIVDFDVIMGMDWLYSCFAKLDCRTRTIRLEFPNEPVVEWKRDNVVPKGRFISYLKAAKMIKKGCIYHLVRVADTNAEVPSLESVSVVNEFSGVFPDELPRILPDKEIDFGIDVMPGTQPISIPPYRMAPAELKELKEQLKDLLEKGFIQPSVSSWGTPILFNRAESSLVAEVKEKQFNDPLLAQLKERIHKHKTTTFSFGMNDGTLQYQDRLCVPNINGLWERIMAEAHTSRYSMHPGSTKMYHDLREIYWWNDMKRDMANFVARCPNCQQVKVEHQRPGSWDDHLPLIEFAYNNNFHAGIQMAPFEALYDRRCRSPIEWFEVGESELIGPDLVHQAMEKVKIIKGRLKTAQSRQKSYSDIRRRDLDFKEGD; from the exons atggaggcAAGGGTGTGTAGGTTTGTTCAGGGCCTAAATACTTTCACTATTAATAAGGCTTCTACAGCTGCATTGAATtctgacatgaattatgggaagatggtggCATTTGATCAGGCCATAGAGAATCGTAAACTGAAGAAaagaatggagagagagggtaataGAAAGACCCGATCTACGGGAAACATGGGTGAGTCATTCGGTAGGGGAAGATCAACTTTcaggggaggatcatcagggccGTCCCAGTCTGTAGCACAGTCTTCAGCCAGTGCACCACCATCAGGGCCTAGCCAGCAGCAACAGTGGAGTCGTTTCAGGCCCAGTCAAGGCAACAGAGGATCCTATCAGCGGGGTCGATTAGGAGAGAGATCCCAGCAGCAGCAGAGGTCTCCATGCCCCAAGTGCGGGAAGATGTACTCAGGGGTTTGCTACTTGGAGTTACCCGTATGTTATGGATGCGGGATGAGGGGCCACATTCAGAGGCATTGTCATACATACCGCCAAGGAGCGGGTAGGGGCACATCACAGTCATCCAGTCCAGCAGCTGCTACAAACTCAGCCCCCTCTCCAGCTCGAAGTGCCCCAGCACCCGCAGGGCGTGGTATAGCTAGGGGTGGTGCGCAAAGTTCAAGAGGACCCAGccggttctatgctatgagtggtctCCAGACTGCAGAtgcttctccagatgttgttacaggtattctgactgtccaatctcatgatgtgtatgcacttattgaccccggttccaccttgtcctatgttaccccttttgttgctatggaatttgggatagaaccggATCAGCTTCATGAGCCATTTTTGGTGTCTACTCCAGTGGGCGAGTCTATTACGGCTGCTCAAGTCTATAGAGGTTGTGTTGTTATGGTACGGGGTAGGGATACCACAACCGATCTTATTGAATTAGGGATAgtcgattttgatgtaataatgggaatggattggctttattcatgctttgccaaacttgattgtcggactagaacCATAAGGCTTGAGTTTCCTAATGAGCCCGTTGTTGAGTGGAAGagagataatgtagtgcctaaaggtcggtttatttcataccttaaggccgcgaagatgatcaagaaggggtgtatctatcatttagttcgGGTTGCGGACACCAATGCCGAGGTGCCTAGCCTTGAGTCTGTAtcagttgtgaatgaattttcgggtgtctttccagatgagctccctAGGATTCTGCCAGACaaggagattgattttgggatcgatgtgatgccaggcacgcaacctatatcaattccaccttacagaatggcaccggcagaactgaaagagctaaaggaacaattgaaggatttacTAGAAAAGGGTTTCATCCAGCCGAGTGTGTCGTCGTGGGGCACACCGAtcttgttt aatagggctgaatcatcgctcgtggcagaggtgaaagagaagcaattcaacGATCCATTGTTAGCGCAACTGAAAGAGaggattcataaacacaagaccacaactttttcctttggcatgaatgatggtaccctacAGTACCAAGATCGCCTATGTGTTCCGAATATTAACGGTCTTTGGGagaggatcatggcagaagctcacacttccaggtactccatgcacccaggttctacgaaaatgtatcatgatctcagggaaatttattggtggaatgaCATGAAAAGGGATATGGCGAACTTTGTGGCTAGATgtccgaactgtcagcaagtgaaggtcgaacatcaaagacctg gtagttgggatgaccatttgccactcatagaatttgcttacaacaacaactttcATGCtggtatccagatggcaccattcgaggcactATATgataggagatgtaggtctcccattgaGTGGTTTGAGGTTGGAGAATCAGAATTAATAGGGCCAGACCttgtgcatcaggccatggagaaagtcaagattattaaggggaggttgaaaactgctcagagtcgccaaaagtcttattcggacattcgtcgcagagatttggatTTCAAAGAAGGTGATtag